In Gemmatimonadota bacterium, the sequence GAGTACAGGTTCGGTGTCCAGGTCCAGGACCTGTCCGGCATGTTCCGCCGCTCGAATGCGGTCATCGGCCGTAACACGCCGCGCGCGGCCGAGCTGTATGCGATCATGGCGAATCCGGCTTCCAGTGCGCAGGGGCGGCTCGACGCGGCCGTCGCGTGGGCCCGGGAGATCGAGGGCCTCGCACCGATGAGCGGGCTGAACGGCATTTTCGATGCCAATGTGATCCGGCTCCGTGAGCTCTCACTCACGTACCGGATACCGTCGAACATCGTCGAGGGTTGGGGCCTGTCCACCGCTACGATCAACCTCGGAGCGCGCAACCTGAAGCTGTGGATGCCGGGCAGTATATATCCAGGCATGGACCCCGAGACGAACGTCAGCGGGCGTTGCAACGGAGGGCTCGACTGCAACTTCCTGAACTCGACCGAGGGGTGGGCGATTCCGCTCCCGCGGCGGTTGACTTTTTCTACCCGCTTCACTTTCTAAGGGAGACTCGATCATGAAGAATCGAATCAAAGCTCCCGCGATGGCGGTGGCGGCAATGGTTGCGCTGTCGGGGTGCAATCTGCTGGACGTAGACAACCCGAACAGCTTGGTGGAGGCGTCGATCAAGCTGGAGGCGGCCGCCAATGGCGTCGTCAATGGTTCGCTCAATCGAATCAGCAACGGGATTTCCGATGTCTGGGAGGGCTACCTCGTCACCTCCGATGAGCTGTATTGGATCGGTTCCCGCGACGCTTGGGGTCAGCTCGATCAGGGCTTCGTCGGGAACCCGGAGAACGAGTTCCTCGACTCCGCCTTCCCGAGCCTCGGGCAAGCTGTGTGGATGGCGCAGAATGCGGTTGAAATCCTGACCGAGCACGCTGCCAATGGCGCCGGGTTCGAAAAGGATCTCGCGCGTGCGCACTTGTTCAACGGCATGATCCTGATGGTGACCGGTGAGGTCCAGGAGGACATGACGTTCTCCAACAAGATGGAGGACGGCGCGCCGGTAGGTCCGGCGGCCATGGCCGGGGTTCTCGATCGTGCGCTCTCGAACCTGGACGCGGCGGTCAGCGGCTTCCAGGCGCTCGGTGAGGACGACCTCGTGGTCAAGGCGAGAGCGGTTCGTGCACGTGCGAGCATGTCGCGTACGATCTGGAACGTGCTGAACCCCACCGCGACCGTTGGTGGGGCGATGAAGTTCGCGAGCTCTCTGGCCGACGCGAACTTCGTGATCGGCGCCACGGGAGCAGGTTGGCAGTACGATCTGACCTTTTCTGCTGCCACGGTTACTTGCAACATGTGCGGTAACATCAACGAGCGGAAGGAGAACCAGATCGATCTCTCGCTGGTCACGGTGGATGCGTCGAACGACATCGATGGCATCGCCATGAACGATCCGGTGTCGGGCGTGGCGGACCTCGCGCTCATCAATCGTCTGAACCAGTGGAAGAGCGGCAACTACCTCAGTTCCGGGAATCAGTACGCTCCACTGACGGTGACGTCCGAGCGCCTGATGCGGTTGATCGTGGCCGAGGACGCGTTGGCGAACGGCGACGTGGCGGCTTTCGAGGCCCAGATCGATGCCATCCGCGCGTTGGATGGTGAGGTGGAGTTCGACAGCGGCGGCGCGGTCAGCGATATGGATATGCTGATGCACACGCGCCGGGTGAACTTGGTCCTCATGGGCTTGCGTCTCGCCGATATGTACCGGTGGGGCATCACGGATCCGAAGTGGCAGTCGGGCTCGGACGCGATCTTGACGCCGGGCGAGATGCTGCCGATCACGATCATCGAGATCCGCGCGAACTGCAACCTCAACGGGCAGGGCTGTGGCGGTTGATGGAATCGCTGGCTGAGCAGTAACAGCAGTACGGTAAGAAGAAGGCGGGCGCATCCGTACCTAGTGCGGGTGCGCCTCGTCTTTTTTCCTCTTCCGCCTTATCAATCGCGAATCATGAAAACAGTCAGGAGAGTGGCCGCCGTGGCGGCGGTCCTCGCATCGGTGACCGCCTGCGAAATTTTCGGGGACCAGGCACCCGAGAATATCTCGTTTCGCATGAGCGGCAGCGACGGCCAGGTCGTAACCGTGATCTACTCCCAGGAGTTCGTCGCGGGGGTCGACGAGTTCAACGTCACGCAGGTTGAGGTCTTTGTTTCCGATACCGTGATGCACGTGTTGCCGATCGACACGATCATCAACATCTCGTTGGAGCGTCGCTTCTTCGTGCTGGTTGCGACCGCGCCCACGGACACGGTCGTGGTCGACGTGCGCATCGATGTCGACGGGCGTGGCCTAGTGAATACTTCTGGGGGCATCTTTCCGGACGTGCCTTGGCGGTACGTGTACCAGTACAATCAATTGTTTACGGATGTCATCGAGGTGATCCTTTGACGGGGCGTCTCCCGAACTTCGAGTCGATGCTTCTGGTCGCGGCGGTTCTGGTTCTGGGCGGCTGCCACAGCTATCGGGTGGTCGACACGCCTCCGCTCGGTTCGACTGTGCGCGTGCGGGTTCCTGTGACTTCGCCTTTGGATGGCCGAAACACCGCGCCCGCGTCGGTGTCGATGGAGGGTGAGGTGCTGCAGGTCGGGGACACGTTGGTATTGGCCACGCGCACACGACGGGAGTTTGGAGCGTTCCGGGAGGTGATCCTGTACGATACGCTGCGGCTCGGGCGGGATCAGATGTCCAGTATCGAGCTGAAGGAGTTTTCGAGCGGGAGGAGTGTAGGGTTGGGTCTTGCGCTCACGGCGGGCGCTGCCGGGCTCGCGCTCGCGACGTTCAAGAGCGGAGGAGGGGCGGGGTTTCCGAACGGCAGCGGTCCTCCACCGGCGATCGTGGTGAGTGGCTCGGTTCTGTCCGCTGTGTGGGCCCTCATCCGGAAGACGGGGGGGTGACGCTTCCGAACTAGCGGGGGGGAGTGCTTCGATGGCAAATGTGATCATCCCGCCGGGTTGGCGGATACCGGAGCGAGAAGCGACGCCCGAAGCCGTGTACTTCAACCGTCGGGACTTCCTCAAGCGCGCAGGCCTCGGTGTGGCGGCAGCGAGTATCTCCGGATGCTTGGACGCGCCCGAGCCGTTGACCCTCGAAGACGTGCTCGGGGAGGACGTGTTCGACTGTAACGCGAACCCGCCCGCGCATCCGTTCCACACCATCTGCCCCCACCCCAACGCGGACCTCTACCCGCCAACCAGCGGGGGAGGACCGCCGGTACCCTTCGGCAATTTGACCACGAGGGAGCTGGCCGCGACCTGGAGCAACTTCTACGAGTTCATCGGCAACCCCGCCAAAGTGAACTCGATTTGGGGCTTTACCGGCCCCTTCCAGGTCTGGCCATGGACCGTCGAGGTGGTGGGCGAAGCGGAGGTCACCGGCACCTTCGACATCGCTCCGTTCGAGCGGGAGTTTGGGCTCGAAAGGCGGACCTACCGCCATCGGTGCGTCGAGCGATGGTCCATGGTCGTGCCCTGGGTAGGCTACCCGCTCCGCAAGCTCATAAAGAAGTTCCGACCGCTGTCCTCGGCGAACTACGTGCGCTTCGTTTCCTTCGATCGACCGGAGGAGGCCATCGGTCAATTCACTCAGCCTTGGTACCCGTGGCCGTTCTACGAGGGCCTGAGGATGGACGAGGCGCTCCACGACCTGGCGTTCGTAGCGACGGGGATCTACGGAGAGCCTCTACCCAAGCAGCATGGGGCGCCCTGGCGGATGGTGCTCCCCTGGAAGTATGGCTTCAAGAGCGCGAAGTCCATCGTGCGCATCGAGTTCCTGCGTGAGCAGCCCCCCACGTTCTGGCCCGACGTGTGGCCGGAGGAGTACGGATTCTACTCCAACGTGAACCCCAATGTGAGGCACCCGCGTTGGCGGCAGGATCAGGAGCAGCCGCTCGGCGAGCTGGAGTACATACCGACCCGGCTCTTCAACGGCTACGCCGAATACGTGGGCGACCTCTACGATCCGGAGTTGCTGACCTACATCAGCTAGGGGGCGCGGTTCACGCTCCCCAGGCCTAAGTTGTCCGAGACCCTGAGGGAAGCTCGGATACGAGGCCGCATGCGGAGAAAAGCCCAGCAGGAATACGACGTCATCATCGTGGGCTCGGGAGCCGCGGGCGGCATGTGCGCATACGTGCTGGCGTGCTCCGGGGTGAAGGTGCTCATGCTCGAGGCGGGGCGTGACTACGACCCCGTCACCGAGACCCCCATGTTCCAACTACCCAAGGACGCCCCCCTGCGGGGCGCGGGCACGTCCGAGAAGCCGTTCGGTTTCTACGACGCGACCGTCGACGGGGGCTGGGAGGTGCCAGGCGAGCCGTACTCGAGCGCCGAGGGCACGAACTTCCGCTGGTGGCGCGCGCGCATGCTCGGTGGACGGACGAACCACTGGGGTCGTATCTCGCTGCGCATGGGCGAGTACGACTTCGCGCCCTACTCGCGCGACGGGCTTGGCTTCGACTGGCCCATGTCGTATGAGGACGTGGTGCCGTACTACGACAAGACCGAGGCGCTCATCGGGGTCTACGGGTCCAACGAAGGTCTGGAGAACACCCCTACTTCGTCGCCCGGCGTGCTTCTACCACCTCCGGCGCCGCGCGCCACGGAACTGCTCGCGCAGCACCACTGCCGCGACCTGAACATTCCCGTCATCCCAGCGCACCTCGCGATTCTTTCGCGACGGCAGGACGCGGCGCGTATCTCCCGGGAACTGTGGCCCAACAACGCCATGGCGCGGCGCGTCACCGAGGAGTCGATGCGCTCGCGTGCCGCATGCTTCTTCGCGACACCCTGCGGCCGCGGCTGTTCGATCAAGGCGAACTTCCAGTCGCCCACGGTGCTCATCCCGCCGGCGCTCGCGACGGGCAACCTGGACGTCGTCACCGAGGCGATGGTGCGAGAGGTTACGGTGAACGCCCAGGGCCGCGCGACCGGCGTACACTATATCGACAGGACCACGCGGCTCGACGAGCACGTGAGCGCACGCGTCGTCATCGTCGCTGCCAGCGCGCTCGAATCTGCGCGTATTCTACTGAATTCGAAGAGCGGCCTGTTTCCCGACGGGATCGGAAACGGAAGCGGCGTTGTCGGCAAGTACATCATGGATACCGTAGGCGCCAGTGTCGGGGGTCAGATTCCTGCGCTCGAGAACACGCCAGCGCACAACGCCGACGGCGCGTCCGCGATGCACCTCTACATGCCGTGGTGGCTCTATCAGGAGCAGGCGCGTGGGCGCCTCGACTTTGCGCGGGGCTACCACATCGAGTTCGGTGGCGGGCGCCGGATGCCCGGATTCGGCTTCATGGGCGGGCTGGCGCCGTTCACCGAAGGCTCGTACGGCGCGCGGTTCAAGGAAGACTGCCGCCGCTACTACGGATCGTTCATGTACTTCGACGGGCGCGGCGAGATGATTCCCAACGCCGACTGCTACTGCGAGATCGATCCGGAGGGCGTCGACCAGTGGGGGATCCCGACGCTCAAGTTCCACTGGAAATGGTCCGAGCACGAGCTGAACCAGGCCCGCCATATGCAACACACGTTCGCGGGCATCATCGACGCGATGGGCGGAACCGTGACGGGCACCGTGCACGACGACGGCGCGCGTGCGATCGCGGCACCGGGCCAGATCATCCATGAGGTCGGTGGCGTGATGATGGGCGCCGACCCGCAGCGATCGGTGCTGAACCAATACTGCCAATCGTGGGAGGTGGAGAACCTGTTCGTTCCGGACGGCGGCTGTTTCGTCTCGAACGCCGACAAGAATCCGACGCTCTCGATCATGGCAATCGCGTGGCGGGCCTCTGACTATATCGTCGAGCAACTCGCGTCGAGGAGCCTGGGATGAGCGACAAGAAGCACGTGATCGAGCTCCCGGTCGTGGGTGTGCGGCGAATGGATCGTCGGCATGCCCTCAAGGTCATGGCGATCGCGGCGGCGACGCCGGGGCTGGTTGCGTGCGAGCCGAGTGCCTCGGGAGCCGACGTCGCGCCGATACCCGCGCCGACGAGCAACCCGAGGGCGAAGGGGACCGCCGCGGACCCGGACCTGGTCGCACCGGTGGTGCCTTGGCGGCGGAGCCTTACGGTGGACGAGCTCGCGTCGCTCGCCGTGCTCTGCGACGTGATCATCCCGGCCGACGAACGCTCGCCGTCCGCGAGCCAGGTCGGGGCTCCAGACTTCATCGACGAATGGGTGAGCGCGCCGTACCCCGGAAACGAGCGAGACGCGGTGCTGATCCGCGGTGGCCTCGTGTGGTTGGACCGCGAGTCGGCAAAACGTTTCGGCGAAGAGCTGCGTTTCCGCGACCTGACGACCGAGCAACGACACGCGATCTGCGACGACATCTGCTTCGTGCCGAACGCGGGCGAGCAGTACGAACTGGGCGCGCGCTTCTTCGATCGCGTGCGCTATCTCACATCGACCGCGTTCTGGACGACCACTGAAGGCATGACCGACCTCGAGTACGTGGGCAACGTTCCGCTGACGCAGTGGGACCCGCCACCCGCAGAGGTCCTGCGGCATCTGGGGTTAGGGGTAGGCGCAAATGACTGACTCGAAGGTCAACCCGTCGCGCCTCTTCCTCGGCAGTTGCATCGCCCTCGTAGCCACCTCGGTCGCGTTCGCGACCGTGGGTGCCATCATGCTCTCGCTCAAGCGCGAGTTCGTGCTCACGAACGAGGAGGTGGGATGGATCGGCGGGGCCGCGCTTTGGGGCTTTGCGGTGTCGCAGCTCGTGTTCGCTCCCCTCGCGGACTCGATCGGCATGCGCGCGCTCCTACGCATGTCATTCCTGGGACACCTGGTCGGGTCGCTCACGATCATCTTCGCGACTGGGTTCTCCACGCTGTTCGGCGGCGCGCTCATCATCGCCATGGCGAACGGTCTGGTCGAAGCGGCGTGCAATCCGCTGGTGGCGGCGCTATTCCCCGACAACAAGATCGTGAAGCTGAACCAATTCCACGTATGGTTCCCGGGAGGGGTGGTGCTGGGTGGTCTTGCGGCGTTCGCGCTCGACGCGGTCGGAGTGGGCGCTTGGCAGATCAAGATCGGGCTGGTCCTGGTACCGACGTTCATTTACGGCTGGATGCTGTTGCGCGAGCCGTTCCCGGCCACGGAGGGTGTTCAGGCCGGGGTCAGCATGGGCGAGATGTTCAAGGCGGCGCTCGCCACGCCGTTCATGTGGGTGATGCTCATCGCGATGGCCATGACCGCCTCCGTGGAGCTCGGCCCCAATCGCTGGGTCCCGGCGGTGCTCGAATCCGGTGGCATGGCGGGGATCCTGGTGCTCGTCTGGATCAATGGGCTGATGGCGGTGATGCGCTACCGC encodes:
- a CDS encoding MFS transporter; translated protein: MTDSKVNPSRLFLGSCIALVATSVAFATVGAIMLSLKREFVLTNEEVGWIGGAALWGFAVSQLVFAPLADSIGMRALLRMSFLGHLVGSLTIIFATGFSTLFGGALIIAMANGLVEAACNPLVAALFPDNKIVKLNQFHVWFPGGVVLGGLAAFALDAVGVGAWQIKIGLVLVPTFIYGWMLLREPFPATEGVQAGVSMGEMFKAALATPFMWVMLIAMAMTASVELGPNRWVPAVLESGGMAGILVLVWINGLMAVMRYRAGDIVHRLSPTGVLLASAVLSGAGLLALSYVSSGLAVFGAATVFALGVCYFWPTMLGVVSERVPKSGALGLGLMGTVGMATVGLVAAPQMGRIADRYAHDEIPVAEAVMVFERTSIVLGNNSNPDAQAAVVAAQEVTMSYETMGVMPSPATANALRAIIASDADETLVGQAQAILGPADNYGGRISFRYVVPLCGALLLIFSALYAHDRTAGGYKVESLEALT
- a CDS encoding GMC family oxidoreductase; this translates as MRRKAQQEYDVIIVGSGAAGGMCAYVLACSGVKVLMLEAGRDYDPVTETPMFQLPKDAPLRGAGTSEKPFGFYDATVDGGWEVPGEPYSSAEGTNFRWWRARMLGGRTNHWGRISLRMGEYDFAPYSRDGLGFDWPMSYEDVVPYYDKTEALIGVYGSNEGLENTPTSSPGVLLPPPAPRATELLAQHHCRDLNIPVIPAHLAILSRRQDAARISRELWPNNAMARRVTEESMRSRAACFFATPCGRGCSIKANFQSPTVLIPPALATGNLDVVTEAMVREVTVNAQGRATGVHYIDRTTRLDEHVSARVVIVAASALESARILLNSKSGLFPDGIGNGSGVVGKYIMDTVGASVGGQIPALENTPAHNADGASAMHLYMPWWLYQEQARGRLDFARGYHIEFGGGRRMPGFGFMGGLAPFTEGSYGARFKEDCRRYYGSFMYFDGRGEMIPNADCYCEIDPEGVDQWGIPTLKFHWKWSEHELNQARHMQHTFAGIIDAMGGTVTGTVHDDGARAIAAPGQIIHEVGGVMMGADPQRSVLNQYCQSWEVENLFVPDGGCFVSNADKNPTLSIMAIAWRASDYIVEQLASRSLG
- a CDS encoding gluconate 2-dehydrogenase subunit 3 family protein; this encodes MSDKKHVIELPVVGVRRMDRRHALKVMAIAAATPGLVACEPSASGADVAPIPAPTSNPRAKGTAADPDLVAPVVPWRRSLTVDELASLAVLCDVIIPADERSPSASQVGAPDFIDEWVSAPYPGNERDAVLIRGGLVWLDRESAKRFGEELRFRDLTTEQRHAICDDICFVPNAGEQYELGARFFDRVRYLTSTAFWTTTEGMTDLEYVGNVPLTQWDPPPAEVLRHLGLGVGAND
- the msrP gene encoding protein-methionine-sulfoxide reductase catalytic subunit MsrP, whose amino-acid sequence is MANVIIPPGWRIPEREATPEAVYFNRRDFLKRAGLGVAAASISGCLDAPEPLTLEDVLGEDVFDCNANPPAHPFHTICPHPNADLYPPTSGGGPPVPFGNLTTRELAATWSNFYEFIGNPAKVNSIWGFTGPFQVWPWTVEVVGEAEVTGTFDIAPFEREFGLERRTYRHRCVERWSMVVPWVGYPLRKLIKKFRPLSSANYVRFVSFDRPEEAIGQFTQPWYPWPFYEGLRMDEALHDLAFVATGIYGEPLPKQHGAPWRMVLPWKYGFKSAKSIVRIEFLREQPPTFWPDVWPEEYGFYSNVNPNVRHPRWRQDQEQPLGELEYIPTRLFNGYAEYVGDLYDPELLTYIS